In a single window of the Balaenoptera acutorostrata chromosome 3, mBalAcu1.1, whole genome shotgun sequence genome:
- the LOC103013741 gene encoding coiled-coil domain-containing protein 115-like translates to MAVRDLRAELDSLLLQLLRDLEELEAKRVALNARVEGWLSLSKACYAMGAKSVGPLQYASHMEPQVGVCTSEAQDGLQKFWMVREGTQTPEEVGPHKAVLCRRKGLTRTPEPDPSAAPQDPLNWFGILVPHSLRQARASFWEGLQLAADMASLQIRVDWGRSQLQGLQEKLKQWSLALPDLPPQKQGSEHSCSLMWLHYLRPSSFTDCPPPQLFLPP, encoded by the coding sequence ATGGCGGTGCGGGATCTGCGAGCCGAGCTGGACTCGCTTCTCCTGCAGCTGCTCAGGGACCTGGAGGAACTGGAGGCAAAGAGGGTGGCACTGAACGCCCGGGTGGAGGGCTGGCTCTCACTCTCCAAAGCTTGCTACGCCATGGGTGCCAAGTCGGTAGGGCCTCTGCAGTATGCCTCCCACATGGAGCCCCAGGTCGGCGTCTGCACCAGCGAGGCCCAGGACGGACTCCAGAAGTTCTGGATGGTGAGAGAAGGCACCCAGACTCCAGAGGAGGTGGGACCCCACAAGGCAGTTCTGTGCAGGCGCAAGGGCCTCACAAGGACCCCAGAGCCAGACCCCTCCGCAGCTCCCCAGGACCCTCTGAACTGGTTTGGAATCCTGGTTCCTCACAGTCTACGGCAAGCTCGAGCCAGCTTCTGGGAGGGTCTGCAGCTGGCTGCAGACATGGCCAGCCTTCAGATCCGCGTTGACTGGGGTCGAAGTCAGCTCCAGGGGCTGCAGGAGAAACTCAAGCAGTGGAGCCTGGCGCTCCCTGACCTGCCACCACAGAAGCAAGGCAGTGAGCACAGCTGTTCTTTGATGTGGCTGCATTATCTCAGGCCTTCTTCCTTCACAgattgccccccaccccagctgttTCTCCCTCCTTAA